One window of Chloroflexus aggregans DSM 9485 genomic DNA carries:
- a CDS encoding CaiB/BaiF CoA transferase family protein, with the protein MPAALSDLLVLDLSRVLAGPYATMVLADLGARVVKIEQPGIGDETRQWGPPFAANGLSAYFIAVNRNKQSVAITLKHPTGQAIVRALAQRADVLIENFLPGTMARMGLGYDDLRVLNPGLIYCSITGYGQYGPDAARPGYDTVIQAEGGLMSITGEPNGPPLKTGVAVADITTGLYAATSILAALHYRTLTGEGQYIDLALFDVQLSWLANVASAYLVSGKPPQRYGNGHATIVPYQPFAAADGYIMIAVGNDRQFERFCTALNHPEWASDERFATNPARVAHRDVLVPLIAAVIVREPVAIWIERLRAADVPCGPVNDIPTALHSRQAQARAMVQQVAGIPMVGPAAKLSATPATIRTAPPARGADTDAVLRELGYAPDQLAAWRVDGVIE; encoded by the coding sequence ATGCCTGCTGCTCTTTCCGATCTGCTCGTGCTCGACCTCAGCCGGGTTTTGGCCGGGCCATATGCAACGATGGTTCTCGCCGATCTTGGCGCACGAGTCGTCAAAATTGAACAACCCGGCATCGGTGACGAGACTCGCCAATGGGGACCACCCTTTGCCGCCAATGGGCTAAGCGCCTATTTTATTGCTGTCAACCGGAATAAGCAGAGTGTGGCGATTACTCTCAAACATCCTACCGGTCAAGCGATTGTGCGTGCGTTGGCGCAACGAGCTGATGTGCTGATCGAGAATTTTCTGCCCGGGACAATGGCGCGGATGGGTCTCGGATATGACGATCTTCGGGTGTTGAATCCGGGGTTGATCTACTGTAGCATTACCGGTTATGGTCAGTACGGCCCCGATGCGGCTCGTCCCGGCTATGATACGGTTATCCAAGCCGAAGGCGGCTTGATGAGCATTACCGGCGAACCCAACGGCCCACCACTCAAGACCGGCGTTGCGGTTGCTGACATCACAACCGGTTTGTATGCAGCGACCAGCATTCTCGCCGCACTCCACTATCGCACGTTGACCGGTGAAGGGCAGTACATTGATCTTGCCCTCTTTGATGTGCAGCTCAGTTGGCTCGCTAATGTCGCGTCGGCGTATCTTGTCTCAGGCAAGCCACCTCAGCGGTACGGTAACGGTCACGCGACCATCGTTCCGTACCAACCATTTGCTGCGGCCGATGGATACATTATGATCGCTGTTGGCAATGACCGACAGTTTGAGCGCTTCTGCACCGCGCTAAACCATCCTGAATGGGCTAGCGATGAACGATTCGCGACCAACCCGGCGCGGGTGGCGCATCGCGACGTTCTGGTGCCACTGATTGCAGCAGTGATTGTGCGCGAACCGGTTGCGATCTGGATCGAGCGACTGCGGGCCGCCGATGTGCCGTGTGGCCCGGTCAACGATATTCCAACGGCGCTACACAGTCGCCAGGCTCAAGCACGCGCGATGGTTCAACAGGTAGCCGGTATACCGATGGTTGGTCCTGCGGCAAAGCTGAGTGCGACACCGGCTACCATTCGGACAGCACCGCCGGCGCGTGGTGCCGATACTGACGCAGTTCTGCGTGAGCTGGGCTATGCCCCTGATCAGCTTGCCGCGTGGCGTGTAGACGGCGTGATCGAATGA
- a CDS encoding glycoside hydrolase family 31 protein encodes MRYEIHSSGGTVQIGSSGSMTFWREGRRVLCGLGAVAHAYGTDFPITGVASADSTDRHVRIHYTTTRPEITLRLDLEVTPTGFRLTWSGPPRLHAVRLEWQLDPGRPWYGMGARVFQHWPLDAAPVISDPFEPIDHGHDGTLNIATPFWLNAAGAALLLEENDGELAVTMDRAGDGLLRITAREAPPPPTLGFDERYAAPGPQLAAHVVLADNAPAAFYAALPLLGRPSAAPPHELFARPIWTTWAHYKMPVTQHDVIDFATQIVTRGYPYSVLEIDDRWQRGYGAYVFDPHKFPNPRAMVDELHAAGFKVTLWTPIFFDPSDPAFTVAARRGYLIRHPANGAPYLVRWWQGYGGVLDLTNPEAVAWWLSELQALQAETGVDGFKFDAGEANFIPPDAICYAREPRRRYADRYTEFVADHFAYTEVRTGWRSQRRGILFREWDKWSRWGIDNGLHSVLTQALTLSVCGYPFVLPDMIGGNAYQDEVPDGELMVRWTQLCAFLPTMQFSVHPWQYGAEVDAICRRYAHLHTELAPYLTSLIDETLRDGTPLVRPLFWHAPHDEQALRCNDQFLLGERYLVAPVVQAGRRRRDVYLPSGVWRDYWHDTIHHGPVMLTDVPAPLEQMPLFERQA; translated from the coding sequence ATGCGGTATGAGATCCATAGCTCAGGAGGAACGGTTCAGATCGGTAGTAGCGGGTCTATGACCTTTTGGCGGGAAGGGCGCAGGGTCTTGTGTGGTCTAGGTGCAGTGGCACATGCCTACGGTACCGACTTCCCGATCACAGGTGTGGCGAGTGCCGATAGCACCGACCGTCACGTCCGCATTCACTACACGACAACGCGACCCGAAATAACGCTTCGGCTTGATCTGGAAGTCACGCCGACCGGATTTCGGCTTACCTGGTCCGGTCCACCGCGTCTCCACGCAGTACGGCTTGAATGGCAGCTTGACCCCGGTCGGCCGTGGTACGGCATGGGCGCACGTGTCTTCCAGCACTGGCCGCTCGACGCGGCACCGGTTATCTCCGATCCGTTTGAGCCGATTGATCACGGGCATGATGGAACACTCAACATTGCTACTCCATTCTGGCTGAACGCTGCCGGAGCGGCATTGTTGCTCGAGGAGAATGATGGGGAGTTGGCGGTGACGATGGACCGGGCCGGCGATGGTCTGTTGCGGATCACGGCACGTGAAGCGCCACCGCCACCGACGCTCGGCTTCGATGAACGCTACGCTGCCCCTGGTCCACAGCTTGCAGCCCATGTCGTCTTGGCAGACAACGCACCGGCGGCTTTCTACGCTGCCCTTCCGCTGCTTGGACGACCGAGTGCTGCACCGCCGCATGAACTCTTTGCGCGCCCGATCTGGACAACATGGGCCCATTATAAAATGCCGGTGACGCAGCACGATGTGATCGATTTTGCAACTCAGATTGTGACCCGTGGCTATCCGTACTCGGTTCTCGAAATCGATGACCGTTGGCAACGTGGGTATGGCGCGTATGTGTTCGATCCGCACAAGTTTCCTAATCCACGGGCGATGGTCGACGAGCTGCATGCTGCTGGGTTCAAAGTGACGTTATGGACGCCCATTTTCTTTGATCCTTCCGATCCGGCGTTCACGGTAGCGGCACGGCGTGGCTACCTGATCCGCCATCCGGCGAACGGTGCGCCCTACCTGGTGCGCTGGTGGCAAGGGTATGGTGGTGTGCTCGATCTGACCAATCCTGAGGCAGTGGCATGGTGGCTGAGCGAGTTGCAGGCGTTGCAGGCCGAGACCGGCGTGGACGGCTTCAAGTTCGATGCCGGTGAAGCTAACTTCATTCCGCCTGATGCCATCTGTTATGCGCGCGAGCCGCGTCGTCGCTACGCCGACCGCTACACGGAATTTGTTGCCGATCACTTTGCGTATACTGAAGTACGCACCGGCTGGCGCAGTCAGCGAAGGGGTATTCTCTTCCGCGAGTGGGATAAGTGGAGCCGCTGGGGTATCGACAATGGTCTCCACAGTGTCTTGACACAGGCGTTGACGTTAAGTGTGTGCGGTTATCCGTTCGTGTTACCCGACATGATCGGTGGCAATGCGTACCAAGACGAAGTTCCCGACGGTGAACTGATGGTGCGGTGGACGCAGCTCTGTGCATTCTTGCCGACAATGCAGTTTAGCGTGCATCCGTGGCAGTACGGTGCGGAAGTCGACGCGATTTGCCGGCGCTATGCGCATCTCCACACCGAACTGGCACCTTACCTCACGTCACTGATCGATGAAACGCTACGTGACGGTACACCGCTCGTGCGTCCTCTCTTCTGGCACGCACCGCACGACGAGCAGGCCCTGCGCTGTAACGATCAATTCCTCCTTGGCGAACGGTATCTGGTAGCGCCTGTCGTACAGGCCGGTCGGCGCCGCCGTGATGTCTATTTGCCATCCGGGGTGTGGCGCGACTATTGGCATGATACGATCCATCATGGGCCGGTAATGCTGACCGATGTACCGGCTCCACTCGAACAGATGCCGTTGTTTGAGCGACAAGCGTGA
- a CDS encoding beta-galactosidase, giving the protein MNATVRVGRQGIELDSRPFYLLSGCIHYFRWPRAEWRPLLEQARWAGLNTIDTVIPWNRHEPQPGVFDFADEADLGAFLDLCHDLGLKVIVRPGPYICAEWENGGLPAWLTANGDLRLRTNDPVFLSAVLRWFDTLMPILVPRQHTRGGPIILCQIENEHWASGVYGADEHQQTLARAAFERGIEVPQYTCMGATPGYPEFRNGWSGIAEKLVQTRQLWPDNPLIVSELWSGWFDNWGGHRQTRKSAAKLDMILHQLTAVGCAGFSHWMWAGGTNFGYWGGRTVGGDLIHMTTGYDYDAPIDEYGRLTEKALVARRHHLFLSCFGAELSSVLADAVPGGITVIPPAAIAGRSEGGVQPYRTVRAGPTAPPAWRDFCVTFLANPGLEAVTYEVFGPGGDHLSIEVEPTSIRPIFANLPLGESGIVILGHTGRILGYWPDQGTLVIYGREGEQGTLLLRLPTAPDGIHAHDAGVTVRVGLDDHLLRVDYWLTAEGRRIEVAWEDHALLIELLPQALAERYGSQPLPSPTRSHRTMLTTRAFAVVEATDETGWQPITEPVALEQLGCFYGYGWYRAELELTTPLTTTLAAPLLSDRALVLVNGDFVGVLGVSPTGPRYTLPISLPAGHHDLRLLVDNLGRFNYGLNLGERKGLLAPLYLAGSQEDISAGWAAYWQEVQFAGEAVANIKPWAARPDADNVHLGRFAWAGPMVWLIRPIEVQAGRRYRVHITGDRNSGAFFVNGTAVERFSRHRSGGLIAADITDLLQPGVNTLALQILNYAGAPWRATLISYDASRPLPARWSFRAGVTVSDQSAPPTGPAFVQATFARDELPARLQRLAVRPGTLDKGQIWLNGQNCGRFWQIGPQEDYKLPVSWLTTHNEILLFVEQSRSGAIELVWAER; this is encoded by the coding sequence ATGAATGCCACCGTTCGGGTTGGTCGTCAGGGTATTGAGCTAGATAGCCGCCCCTTTTATCTCTTATCGGGGTGTATTCACTACTTTCGCTGGCCACGTGCCGAATGGCGCCCCCTCCTCGAGCAAGCGCGTTGGGCCGGTCTCAACACGATTGATACGGTTATCCCGTGGAATCGTCACGAGCCTCAACCCGGCGTGTTTGATTTTGCCGATGAAGCCGATCTCGGTGCCTTTCTCGATCTGTGTCACGATCTAGGGCTAAAGGTGATTGTCCGTCCAGGACCCTACATCTGTGCCGAATGGGAGAATGGTGGGTTACCGGCGTGGTTGACGGCCAACGGTGATCTCCGTTTGCGCACCAATGATCCGGTGTTTCTGAGCGCAGTATTGCGTTGGTTCGATACCCTCATGCCGATACTCGTACCGCGCCAGCATACTCGTGGTGGGCCGATTATTCTGTGCCAAATCGAGAATGAGCATTGGGCTTCGGGGGTCTACGGAGCCGACGAACATCAACAGACGCTGGCACGTGCTGCATTCGAACGTGGGATTGAAGTGCCGCAATACACCTGTATGGGGGCGACACCGGGCTACCCTGAGTTTCGCAACGGCTGGAGCGGAATCGCCGAGAAGCTGGTTCAGACCCGACAGCTTTGGCCCGATAACCCGTTGATCGTCTCCGAGCTGTGGAGTGGCTGGTTTGATAACTGGGGCGGACACCGCCAGACCCGCAAGTCGGCAGCCAAACTGGATATGATCCTGCACCAATTGACGGCGGTCGGTTGTGCGGGGTTCAGCCATTGGATGTGGGCCGGTGGTACCAATTTCGGCTATTGGGGTGGTCGTACTGTCGGTGGCGACCTGATCCACATGACGACCGGCTACGACTACGATGCGCCGATCGATGAATACGGTCGGCTAACCGAAAAAGCACTGGTGGCGCGGCGTCATCATCTCTTCTTGAGCTGCTTTGGCGCCGAATTGTCATCGGTTCTGGCCGATGCTGTGCCCGGTGGTATAACCGTCATCCCGCCGGCAGCGATTGCCGGACGGAGTGAAGGTGGGGTACAGCCATACCGCACGGTGCGGGCCGGGCCGACGGCGCCACCGGCGTGGCGCGATTTTTGCGTGACGTTTCTCGCCAATCCCGGCCTCGAAGCGGTGACCTACGAGGTTTTTGGACCCGGTGGCGATCATCTCAGTATTGAAGTCGAGCCGACCAGTATTCGGCCGATATTCGCCAATCTCCCCCTCGGTGAGAGCGGGATCGTCATTCTCGGCCATACCGGGCGGATTCTCGGCTATTGGCCTGATCAAGGCACACTCGTCATCTATGGCCGCGAAGGTGAACAGGGCACGCTCCTTTTACGCCTGCCTACAGCACCTGACGGCATCCATGCCCACGATGCCGGCGTAACCGTTCGGGTCGGTTTAGATGACCATCTGCTGCGGGTCGATTACTGGCTCACGGCAGAGGGTCGCCGGATCGAGGTCGCGTGGGAGGATCATGCGCTCCTCATTGAGTTATTACCGCAAGCGCTCGCCGAACGCTACGGAAGTCAACCGCTACCGTCACCAACTCGATCGCACCGCACCATGCTCACAACGCGAGCCTTCGCCGTTGTCGAGGCCACCGACGAAACCGGTTGGCAACCGATAACCGAGCCGGTAGCCCTTGAGCAGCTCGGTTGTTTCTACGGTTACGGTTGGTATCGGGCCGAACTTGAGCTGACCACGCCCCTGACAACGACCCTCGCTGCACCACTTCTCAGTGATCGGGCGCTGGTGCTGGTAAACGGTGATTTCGTTGGTGTATTGGGAGTAAGTCCGACCGGACCGCGCTACACCTTACCGATCAGCCTACCCGCCGGTCATCACGATCTACGCTTGCTCGTCGATAATCTCGGTCGGTTCAACTACGGGTTAAATCTGGGGGAGCGTAAAGGGTTGCTTGCGCCGCTCTATCTCGCCGGCAGCCAAGAGGACATTTCGGCAGGTTGGGCAGCCTATTGGCAAGAGGTGCAATTTGCCGGTGAAGCGGTGGCAAACATCAAACCGTGGGCGGCGCGGCCCGATGCTGACAATGTGCATCTCGGACGATTCGCGTGGGCCGGGCCGATGGTTTGGCTCATCCGGCCCATCGAGGTGCAAGCCGGACGGCGATACCGTGTTCACATCACCGGTGACCGTAATTCTGGAGCATTCTTCGTCAACGGTACTGCCGTCGAACGTTTTAGTCGTCATCGCAGTGGGGGACTCATCGCTGCCGACATTACCGACCTGTTGCAGCCGGGGGTGAACACGCTCGCATTGCAAATCCTCAACTATGCCGGCGCGCCATGGCGGGCGACGTTGATCAGCTACGACGCCTCCCGGCCGCTTCCAGCACGCTGGAGTTTTCGAGCCGGCGTGACGGTGAGCGATCAATCGGCCCCGCCCACCGGTCCGGCTTTCGTCCAAGCGACATTCGCCCGGGACGAACTGCCGGCGCGGTTACAACGGCTGGCGGTACGCCCCGGCACCCTTGACAAAGGCCAAATCTGGCTGAACGGCCAAAACTGCGGACGATTCTGGCAGATCGGGCCACAAGAAGACTACAAACTGCCGGTTTCGTGGCTAACAACCCACAACGAGATACTCCTCTTTGTCGAGCAGAGCCGAAGTGGCGCAATCGAATTGGTTTGGGCGGAGAGGTAA